The Litoribacterium kuwaitense DNA window GGGAAAATTTCACTGACGCTGTCATTTCTGCGCTGAACGAACGAGAGACACCCGTCGTTTTTTTATTGTGGGGGAGGCATGCTCAACACAAACAGTCCTTACTTGATCTTAATCGCCATCGAGTGATCACGTCACCACATCCGAGCCCGTTGTCTGCTCACCGTGGCTTTTTCGGAAGCAAACCGTTTTCCCGTACAAATCATCACTTAAAAGAGATTGGACAAACACCAATTGATTGGTGCATCGATACATAATGAACTCAGCTAGTTTTAATGTCGTTGGACTAGCTGAGCGACTTTTTTCATATACTGTGTCACGAATAGCGCTTCACAGGAGGACACAGAATGAAAAAATACTTTGCCATGTTTTTTGGCAGTTTTTTCGTCAGTATAGGGATCAATGGCTTTATTATTCCTCATCATCTGTTAGACGGCGGGGTCATTGGCTTAAGTTTATTGCTTAAATATACGTTTGGTACGAACATCGGCTTGACAATCCTCATCATTAGCTTTCCAATTTACTTATTTGCCTGGTTTTATTTTCGTATGTATTTTATGAATGCGATTCAAGGTCTCCTTGCTTCAACGTTATTTATTGACCTTCTTGCGCCAGTGCATAGCTGGTGGCACTGGCCGGTATATATGAGTGCCGTATGGGGCGGACTTTTTATCGGAATCGGTGTAGGCATTATGCTAAGAAACCATACAGGCACTGGCGCAATTGATCTGTTGGCGCAGTGCCTTGCTAGTGTCACTTCAATCCATGTCAGCTATTTTATTTTGGCTATCGACGCCGTTATTATCTTATCTGGTGGTTTCGTCTTAGGTGGTGGATCGTTGATGTATTCGATGATTGTGATCATCATCGTCGCTATTGTCACAAATTTAATCATGCGTGTGAGAGCAATTCACATCTTATCTTAGGCATCACCGCAATACATTTTTCGGCTGATACCCCGCACTTCGGAGCGAGCGTTCCAACCACACCGATTGCGTTAGCTCATCGTCATACCAGACAATCAAATCTCCATCGGTCGTCAGATAAGTGTTTTCAACGCCAAGCAGCCTTTTCATTACTTGATCGGGAGCTGTTTCACAATCTTCGCACGTGCCGACCACTTGTTTAAAAATCATCTTTTCTTGCCCAGCACGGGCATGCGGCTGATTCCCTGTAAAAATAGACATGAAAAAAAGTGCGCTCAACAACGTGCTAATGAGCAATACGTGCTGCCACATCGATTTGTTCATTGGCTATTCTCTCCTTTTTAGATCATTATGATCATAGATTGTGTAAAAAATAGAGGAATATGCACATATGGTTTACTTCGGGCAGTTGTTTTTTTGCGGCAATTACGGCTACAATAAATACAGACACAGTCGACTAGAACATATGTTCCGGTTGTGCTACAATATAAAGCAGAGCTTGTAGAAGGGGGGCCGCCATATATGACGACCTTTGATTATAATGATGATGCGATCCAAGTACTCGAAGGGTTAAATGCGGTTAGAAAAAGACCAGGGATGTATATCGGCAGTACAGATGCTCGCGGCTTGCATCATCTCGTGTTTGAAATCGTAGATAATGCTGTTGACGAAGCATTGGCTGGCTTCTGTACGGAAATTTCCATCAGGATACATAAAGATCAATCGATTACGATTACAGATAACGGGCGTGGAATGCCTACAGGGATGCATAAGACCGGGAAGCCGACGTCTGAGGTCATTTTCACTGTCCTGCATGCCGGTGGTAAATTCGGCCAAGGTGGCTATAAGACGAGTGGAGGACTGCACGGTGTAGGTGCCTCTGTTGTCAATGCTTTGAGTGAAGTTCTTGAAGTGACCATTCATCGTGATGGCAATCGATTTGTGCAACGGTTTGAGCACGGCGGAACGCCAGTGACGACATTAGAGAAAAAAGGACCGACCAAAAAAAGAGGCACAGAAATTCACTTTAAGCCAGACCCGCAAATATTTACGACGACACAGTTCCAATTCGAAACACTTTCCGAGCGTTTCCGTGAGTCAGCCTTTTTGTTAAAAGGGTTAACCATTACCTTTACAGACGAACGACAGGACGTCACTGAATCCTATGTATATGAAGACGGCATTCGTGCCTTCGTTTCCTATTTAAACGAAGATAAAGATCCGTTGCATGAAGGCGTTTATTTTGAAGGAAGTCATGGTGACATTGATATCGAATATGCTTTTCAATTTCATGATGGCTTTTCTGAAAACACGATTTCATTTGTAAATAATGTGCGGACAAAGGACGGCGGAACGCACGAAGCTGGTGCAAAAACAGCAATGACGCGCGTGTTTAACGAGTACGCACGCAGCATCGGTTTATTAAAAGAAAAAGACAAAAATTTAGATGGCACGGATATTCGTGAGGGGATGACTGCTGTCATCTCTGTTCGAGTGCCAGAAGATAAGCTTCAGTTTGAGGGACAAACAAAAGGGAAGCTCGGTACACCGGAGGCTCGCTCATCGGTAGATACACTACTTTCGGAGAAATTGAGCTTTTTTCTCCAAGAAAATCCTGAGATCGGTTCATCACTTATTAAAAAATCGATTCGAGCACAACAGGCTCGCGAGGCAGCACGCAAAGCAAGGGAAGATGCACGAAACGGCAAGAAACGCCGTCGTAAAGACGCCCTCCTCAGTGGCAAGCTGACACCAGCCCAATCAAGAAATCCTGAGCGCAATGAACTGTACTTAGTCGAAGGGGATTCGGCTGGCGGCTCAGCGAAACAGGGGCGAGATCGAAAATTCCAAGCTATTCTTCCGTTACGCGGAAAAGTGATTAACACAGAAAAAGCAAAAATGCAGGATATCCTTAAAACGAAGAAATTAATACGATCATTCATGCGATCGGCGGTGGCGTCGGTCCAGAATTCGCCATTGAAGATACACTGTATGATAAAATTATTATTATGACTGACGCGGATACAGATGGTGCCCACATTCAAGTGCTCTTATTAACATTTTTCTATCGGTACATGCGTCCACTTATTGAAGAAGGAAAAGTCTACATAGCCCTTCCTCCGTTGTATCGAGTGAGTAAAGGTACAGGCAAAAATGAAAAAATCGTTTACGCCTGGGCAGAAGAAGAACTGAAGGAAGCAGTGAAAACCATAGGAAAAGGTTATTCGATTCAACGGTATAAAGGTTTAGGTGAGATGAACGCTGGACAACTTTGGGAAACAACGATGAATCCTGAAACAAGGACACTGATCCGCGTGCGCATTGAAGACCTTGCTAAAGTTGAAAAACGCGTGACAACGCTTATGGGGGATAAAGTCGAGCCGCGACGTAAATGGATTGAGTCACATGTCGCATTTGGCATGGAAGAAGATGGAAGTATTTTAGATAATGAGACGG harbors:
- a CDS encoding YitT family protein; translation: MKKYFAMFFGSFFVSIGINGFIIPHHLLDGGVIGLSLLLKYTFGTNIGLTILIISFPIYLFAWFYFRMYFMNAIQGLLASTLFIDLLAPVHSWWHWPVYMSAVWGGLFIGIGVGIMLRNHTGTGAIDLLAQCLASVTSIHVSYFILAIDAVIILSGGFVLGGGSLMYSMIVIIIVAIVTNLIMRVRAIHILS